In Halopelagius longus, a genomic segment contains:
- a CDS encoding ABC transporter permease, which yields MSAGTEDSLLPAEDGFDGALSRSERPPRAGAVSASLTLGWRALLKIKHVPFQLFDVTAFPIMFTLSFTYLFGGALAGSPQEYIQFLLPGILVQTIVFITVYTGFGLNTDLDNGLFDRFQSLPIWQPAPIVGALLGDVVRYCIAAFVVVGLGVALGFRPGAGVLGILLGLALVLVFAFSLSWIWILVGLSVEKPESVMTMSFVLLFPLTFVSNIFVDPATMPPWLQTVVALNPVTHLVDATRGFMHGGVAFADVVWVFAASAIIVAVFAPLSMRKYRQER from the coding sequence GTGAGCGCCGGGACGGAGGACTCTCTGCTCCCCGCCGAGGACGGGTTCGACGGCGCCCTCTCGCGGAGCGAACGCCCGCCCCGCGCGGGGGCCGTCTCCGCGTCGCTCACCCTCGGGTGGCGTGCGCTCCTGAAAATCAAGCACGTCCCGTTCCAACTGTTCGACGTCACGGCGTTCCCCATCATGTTCACGCTGTCGTTTACCTACCTCTTCGGGGGCGCTCTGGCGGGGTCGCCGCAGGAGTACATCCAGTTCCTCCTGCCGGGAATCTTGGTGCAGACCATCGTCTTCATCACCGTCTACACGGGCTTCGGACTCAACACGGACCTCGACAACGGGCTCTTCGACCGCTTCCAGTCGCTCCCGATATGGCAACCCGCGCCCATCGTCGGCGCACTCTTGGGCGACGTCGTCCGGTACTGCATCGCCGCGTTCGTGGTGGTCGGACTCGGCGTCGCGCTCGGATTCCGCCCGGGGGCGGGCGTCCTCGGGATACTCCTCGGACTCGCGCTGGTGCTCGTCTTCGCGTTCAGCCTGTCGTGGATATGGATTCTCGTCGGGCTGTCGGTCGAGAAGCCGGAGTCGGTCATGACGATGAGCTTCGTGCTTCTGTTCCCGCTCACGTTCGTGAGCAACATCTTCGTCGACCCGGCGACGATGCCCCCGTGGCTTCAGACCGTCGTAGCCCTCAATCCCGTCACGCACCTCGTCGACGCCACCCGGGGCTTCATGCACGGCGGCGTCGCGTTCGCGGACGTCGTGTGGGTCTTCGCCGCCTCTGCCATCATCGTCGCCGTGTTCGCGCCGCTCTCGATGCGGAAGTACCGGCAGGAGCGGTGA
- a CDS encoding NAD-dependent epimerase/dehydratase family protein → MARIALTGAAGNVGREVLDAFGDDHTVVPFTHSETEEIESELLDVTDSDDVREKIDDVDVVVHLAGASSPDSEWEAVSQTNIEGTKNVLDAMVENGVDRMVFASSNHAVGMYNAADEHDPE, encoded by the coding sequence ATGGCACGCATCGCACTCACGGGGGCGGCCGGGAACGTGGGCCGGGAAGTGCTCGACGCGTTCGGCGACGACCACACCGTCGTCCCGTTCACCCACTCGGAGACCGAGGAGATAGAGAGCGAACTCCTCGACGTGACCGACTCCGACGACGTCCGAGAGAAGATAGACGACGTCGACGTCGTGGTTCACCTCGCGGGAGCGTCCTCGCCGGATTCGGAGTGGGAGGCGGTCTCTCAGACCAACATCGAGGGGACGAAGAACGTCCTCGACGCGATGGTCGAGAACGGCGTCGACCGGATGGTGTTCGCGAGTTCGAACCACGCCGTGGGGATGTACAACGCCGCCGACGAACACGACCCCGAGA
- a CDS encoding RNA ligase, producing MDEREYYERLETTAENPSELFEHLEQRCVDGRTYYVMSDARHGVERGTVLFEDADAVVRGYPSTPRILVLDTGVSSFFEEEETVFAEEKLDGFNVRVADVGEPLAFTRGGYVCPYTTARVRELLDLSAFFADHPEKMLCAELIGPETPYTTHDYAGVDTNSVRVFGIRDRESGAPLSVEERRALCEEYEFPQPRLFGPYETAAAAEEVRSVIEELDAADREGVVLKSPDCESMVKYTTESQHHDDLAYAFSLPFERGRDFVFSRVVREAFQAAEFDEDDARLRERARDLGESILLPMVETIEDVRDGEAAGERHTVRGDPEAIDALFDHLSDLSMTLEVEDDCREDGERVVEFVKVAESTTDRVQYYLEGGTYDE from the coding sequence ATGGACGAACGGGAGTACTACGAGCGGTTGGAGACGACCGCCGAGAATCCGTCGGAACTGTTCGAACACCTCGAACAGCGGTGCGTCGACGGCCGGACGTACTACGTCATGTCCGACGCCCGCCACGGCGTCGAGCGAGGGACCGTCCTCTTCGAGGACGCCGACGCCGTCGTTCGCGGCTACCCCAGTACCCCTCGTATCCTCGTGCTCGACACCGGCGTCTCGTCGTTCTTCGAGGAGGAAGAGACGGTCTTCGCCGAGGAGAAACTCGACGGGTTCAACGTCCGGGTGGCCGACGTCGGCGAACCCCTCGCGTTCACGCGGGGCGGATACGTCTGCCCGTACACGACCGCGCGGGTGCGGGAACTGCTCGACCTGTCGGCGTTCTTCGCCGACCACCCCGAGAAGATGCTCTGTGCGGAACTGATCGGGCCGGAGACGCCGTACACGACGCACGACTACGCGGGGGTCGACACCAACTCAGTGCGGGTGTTCGGCATCCGGGACCGCGAGTCGGGAGCGCCGCTCTCGGTCGAGGAGCGGCGCGCGCTCTGCGAAGAGTACGAGTTCCCCCAGCCGCGCCTCTTCGGGCCGTACGAGACGGCGGCGGCGGCGGAGGAAGTTCGGTCGGTGATCGAAGAACTCGACGCGGCCGACCGGGAGGGCGTGGTGCTGAAATCGCCCGACTGCGAGTCGATGGTCAAGTACACGACCGAGTCGCAACACCACGATGACCTCGCCTACGCGTTCTCGCTCCCTTTCGAACGCGGACGCGACTTCGTCTTCTCGCGCGTCGTCCGAGAGGCGTTTCAGGCCGCAGAGTTCGACGAGGACGACGCTCGTCTCCGGGAACGGGCCCGCGACCTCGGAGAGTCTATCCTTCTCCCCATGGTCGAGACCATCGAGGACGTGAGGGACGGAGAGGCGGCCGGCGAACGGCACACGGTCCGGGGCGACCCGGAGGCCATCGACGCACTCTTCGATCACCTGAGCGACCTGTCGATGACGCTCGAAGTGGAGGATGACTGCCGCGAGGACGGAGAACGGGTCGTAGAGTTCGTCAAGGTCGCCGAGTCGACGACGGACCGCGTTCAGTACTACCTCGAAGGGGGAACGTACGACGAGTGA
- a CDS encoding helix-turn-helix domain-containing protein: MSTPDRPPSDLDSVRERLNVVTQETRFSLVQDILGHPSGLPTLKELDYVNPSRSRTTIRQHLRKLVDAGVVEEVSLPEDRRRNDLPYKFYGISDAGRRFLEEHKLLRAEETLQTVYERVEKTDEIERYENAPRPER, translated from the coding sequence ATGAGCACTCCCGACCGACCGCCGAGCGACTTAGACTCCGTGCGAGAGCGACTCAACGTCGTGACGCAGGAGACGCGCTTCTCGCTCGTACAGGACATCCTCGGTCACCCGTCGGGGTTGCCGACGCTGAAAGAACTCGACTACGTGAACCCCAGCAGGAGTCGGACGACGATTCGCCAACACCTCCGGAAACTCGTCGACGCGGGCGTCGTCGAGGAGGTGTCGCTCCCCGAGGACCGCCGGCGCAACGACCTGCCGTACAAGTTCTACGGCATCAGCGACGCGGGTCGCCGGTTCCTCGAAGAACACAAACTGCTCCGGGCCGAGGAGACGCTTCAGACGGTGTACGAACGGGTCGAGAAGACCGACGAAATCGAGCGGTACGAGAACGCGCCCCGACCCGAGCGCTGA
- a CDS encoding glycoside hydrolase family 15 protein → MTDGRFTPIEEYGFVGNLETCALVAPNGSVDWFPFPHVEGPSILAAVLDPDRGGRFRVSPTGPFEGSQRYVERTNVLETTFDAAGGTATVTDFFPPAGKVDHPKKVLYRKVDCTEGSVDLQVEYEPKFDYGRADTAFVRTEKGVRAEGADERTLLEVPTDLDVADDRVTGTLAVEEGDTEWVLLRCTGAEDADTDPEGALADTIRYWREWVETCRDEGSGCIFEGPWHDLAVRSGLALKLLTHEETGAIAAAPTTSLPEDIGGVRNWDYRFNWLRDAGFTVQALSSLGNAEGATEYFEWFVDLCRADDPEAIQPLYGLHGDSDLDETELDHLDGYRNSRPVRIGNDAADQTQLDIYGELLLAVDEVLQLGRELDDEEWETVRNIVEYVRDVWDEPDAGIWEVRGAERQFVYSKVMCWVALDRGIDVATTYGYEAPVDEWRDTRETIEEDVLENGYDEDVGAFVQAYDTDALDATGLLIPIVGFLPFDDERVQNTIEAIEDRLLEGEVLVRRYDGDDGLPGDEGAFVLCSCWLIDALALSGRIEEAADRFESLTEYVSSLGLLAEEVDADAGAQLGNYPQAFSHIGLVNSTLYLGHVRGYESPGAEPMGVRLGDPVDPEDG, encoded by the coding sequence ATGACCGACGGGCGGTTCACGCCGATAGAGGAGTACGGATTCGTCGGGAATCTGGAGACGTGCGCGCTCGTCGCGCCAAACGGCTCCGTCGACTGGTTCCCGTTCCCCCACGTCGAGGGTCCGAGCATCCTCGCGGCGGTTCTCGACCCCGACAGAGGCGGCCGCTTTCGGGTGAGTCCGACCGGGCCGTTCGAGGGGAGCCAACGGTACGTCGAGCGGACGAACGTCCTCGAAACGACGTTCGACGCCGCGGGCGGAACGGCGACGGTGACCGACTTCTTCCCGCCCGCGGGGAAGGTCGACCACCCGAAGAAGGTGCTCTACCGTAAAGTCGACTGCACCGAGGGGAGTGTCGACCTCCAAGTCGAGTACGAACCGAAGTTCGACTACGGACGCGCCGACACCGCGTTCGTTCGGACCGAGAAGGGAGTCCGCGCCGAGGGTGCCGACGAACGGACGCTCTTGGAGGTTCCGACCGACCTCGACGTCGCCGACGACCGCGTGACCGGCACGCTCGCCGTCGAGGAGGGAGACACGGAGTGGGTGTTGCTCCGCTGTACCGGCGCCGAGGACGCCGACACGGACCCGGAGGGAGCGCTCGCGGACACGATACGCTACTGGAGAGAGTGGGTGGAGACCTGTCGCGACGAGGGGTCGGGCTGCATCTTCGAGGGACCGTGGCACGACCTCGCGGTACGGTCGGGACTCGCGCTCAAACTCCTCACGCACGAGGAGACGGGGGCCATCGCGGCCGCACCCACGACGTCGCTCCCGGAGGATATCGGCGGCGTCAGAAACTGGGACTACCGGTTCAACTGGCTCCGCGACGCCGGGTTCACCGTACAGGCGCTGTCGAGTCTCGGAAACGCCGAGGGAGCGACCGAGTACTTCGAGTGGTTCGTGGACCTCTGTCGGGCGGACGACCCGGAGGCGATTCAACCGCTGTACGGTCTCCACGGCGATTCGGACCTCGACGAGACCGAACTCGACCACCTCGACGGCTATCGGAACTCCCGCCCGGTGCGAATCGGCAACGACGCGGCCGACCAGACGCAACTCGACATCTACGGCGAACTGCTTCTCGCGGTCGACGAGGTGCTCCAACTCGGCCGCGAGTTGGACGACGAGGAGTGGGAGACCGTTCGAAACATCGTCGAGTACGTCCGCGACGTCTGGGACGAACCAGACGCCGGAATCTGGGAAGTTCGGGGCGCGGAGAGACAGTTCGTCTACTCGAAGGTGATGTGTTGGGTCGCGCTCGACCGGGGTATCGACGTCGCGACGACCTACGGCTACGAGGCTCCCGTCGACGAGTGGCGGGACACCCGCGAGACTATCGAGGAGGACGTACTCGAAAACGGGTACGACGAGGACGTCGGCGCGTTCGTGCAAGCGTACGACACCGACGCTCTGGACGCGACCGGGCTGCTGATACCTATCGTCGGCTTTCTGCCGTTCGACGACGAGCGAGTGCAGAATACGATCGAGGCGATAGAAGACCGGCTCTTGGAGGGGGAGGTCCTCGTACGACGGTACGACGGAGACGACGGCCTGCCGGGCGACGAGGGGGCGTTCGTCCTCTGCTCGTGTTGGCTGATCGACGCGCTCGCGCTCTCCGGACGCATCGAGGAGGCCGCCGACCGGTTCGAATCGCTCACCGAGTACGTCAGTTCGCTCGGTCTCCTCGCCGAGGAGGTAGACGCGGACGCCGGCGCGCAGCTCGGGAACTATCCCCAAGCGTTCAGTCACATCGGACTCGTCAACAGCACACTCTATCTGGGTCACGTGCGCGGGTACGAGTCGCCGGGGGCGGAGCCGATGGGAGTCCGCCTCGGCGACCCAGTAGATCCGGAGGACGGATAG
- a CDS encoding DCC1-like thiol-disulfide oxidoreductase family protein, protein MEYPVFVFDDDCGFCTWWAEAFEGYATVRTVGFSELNPELRERLPDDYRECSHLVTEGTVYSCGASTEEALLRTGPGSFVRPVVERLREFEVYRGLREWGYRQGADNRVFWGKVLSRTPPARTAHETETDE, encoded by the coding sequence ATGGAGTATCCGGTGTTCGTCTTCGACGACGACTGCGGGTTCTGTACGTGGTGGGCGGAAGCTTTCGAAGGCTACGCGACGGTTCGGACCGTCGGCTTCTCCGAGTTGAATCCGGAACTCCGGGAGCGCTTGCCCGACGATTACCGCGAGTGTTCGCACCTGGTGACCGAGGGAACGGTGTACTCGTGCGGCGCGTCGACCGAGGAGGCGTTACTCCGCACCGGTCCGGGGTCGTTCGTTCGACCCGTCGTCGAACGCCTCCGCGAGTTCGAGGTCTACAGGGGTCTCCGCGAGTGGGGGTATCGGCAAGGAGCGGACAACCGTGTTTTCTGGGGAAAGGTGCTGTCGAGGACGCCGCCGGCGAGGACGGCGCACGAGACGGAAACCGACGAGTGA
- a CDS encoding ATP-binding cassette domain-containing protein gives MNGSELGETTVGTATNSEANDSERLAIETIGLRKSFGDVVAVDGVDLRIPRGTVYGLLGPNGAGKTTTIRLLTTLLRPDSGTATVLGHDVVTEAAEVRSKVALTGQYASVDEDLTGRENLVLVARLLGLSWRAARSRADELLTTFGLADAADRQVRTYSGGMRRRLDVAASLVVTPEVLFLDEPTTGLDPRSRNQVWDIVRAIAAHGTTVLLTTQYLDEADRLADRLAVVDEGRVIAEGTSRELKAAVGANRLDVRLRDAGQRIEAETILTDVLGVELLDGADRDTLSVSVPTEERAAEALTALADAGVRAAEFSLGQASLDEVFLALTGRPAREGGERGDAADAEAAEVRP, from the coding sequence ATGAACGGAAGCGAACTCGGCGAGACGACGGTCGGAACGGCGACGAACTCCGAGGCGAACGACTCGGAACGCCTCGCCATCGAAACCATCGGTCTGCGGAAGTCCTTCGGAGACGTCGTCGCCGTAGACGGCGTCGACTTGCGGATTCCGCGCGGTACCGTCTACGGCCTCCTCGGCCCGAACGGGGCCGGAAAGACCACGACGATCCGGCTGCTCACGACGCTGCTCCGCCCGGACTCGGGCACCGCGACCGTCCTCGGCCACGACGTCGTGACCGAGGCGGCCGAGGTCCGATCGAAGGTGGCTCTCACGGGTCAGTACGCCTCGGTCGACGAGGACCTCACCGGTCGGGAGAACCTCGTCCTCGTGGCCCGACTTCTCGGACTCTCGTGGCGGGCCGCGCGGAGTCGGGCCGACGAACTGCTCACGACCTTCGGTCTCGCGGACGCCGCAGACCGTCAGGTGCGGACGTACTCCGGCGGCATGCGACGCCGTCTCGACGTCGCGGCGAGCCTCGTCGTCACGCCAGAGGTCCTGTTCTTGGACGAACCGACGACCGGTCTCGACCCGCGGAGCCGGAATCAGGTCTGGGACATCGTGCGCGCCATCGCCGCCCACGGGACCACCGTACTCCTGACGACGCAGTACCTCGACGAGGCTGACCGACTGGCCGACCGACTCGCCGTCGTCGACGAGGGGCGCGTCATCGCCGAGGGGACGAGTCGCGAACTGAAGGCGGCGGTGGGCGCGAACCGATTGGACGTTCGCCTCCGGGACGCCGGTCAGAGAATCGAGGCGGAGACCATCCTGACCGACGTCCTCGGCGTCGAACTCCTCGACGGAGCGGACCGGGACACGCTCTCTGTGAGCGTCCCGACCGAGGAGCGCGCCGCGGAAGCGCTGACCGCACTCGCCGACGCCGGCGTTCGCGCCGCCGAGTTCTCGCTCGGACAGGCGAGTCTCGACGAGGTGTTCTTGGCGCTCACCGGACGCCCCGCGCGAGAAGGGGGCGAACGCGGCGATGCGGCGGACGCCGAGGCGGCGGAGGTGCGGCCGTGA
- a CDS encoding complex I NDUFA9 subunit family protein, whose protein sequence is MNVLVVGGSGFVGTELRRELVERGHAVTVLSRDPDVDSDAGGDVRAVSGDVTDYDSIESAFEGQDAVVNLVALSPLFKPNGGDEMHDRVHRGGTENVVAAAEAHGVERLVQMSALGADPDGPTAYIRAKGAAERVVRESSLEWAVVRPSVVFGDGGEFVSFTKTLTTPYVTGLPGGGKTRFQPIWLGDLAPMLADCVERDEHVGETYELGGPEVLTLAEVAKLAYRAEGKSLRVLPVPMVLARIGLTLGGMIPGFPMGADQYRSLRFDNTVAENDVRAFGVGPGDLRTLSDYLGVGDGASESESSHSAESVA, encoded by the coding sequence ATGAACGTTCTCGTCGTCGGCGGGTCGGGATTCGTCGGCACCGAACTCCGCCGCGAACTGGTCGAACGCGGACACGCCGTCACCGTCCTCTCCCGCGACCCGGACGTAGACTCCGACGCCGGAGGCGACGTTCGAGCGGTGAGCGGTGACGTGACCGACTACGACTCCATCGAGTCGGCGTTCGAAGGACAGGACGCAGTCGTCAACCTCGTCGCCCTCTCGCCGTTGTTCAAACCGAACGGCGGCGACGAGATGCACGACAGGGTCCACCGCGGCGGCACCGAGAACGTCGTCGCCGCGGCGGAAGCCCACGGCGTCGAACGACTCGTGCAGATGAGCGCACTCGGGGCCGACCCCGACGGGCCGACCGCCTACATCCGCGCGAAAGGGGCCGCAGAACGCGTCGTCCGCGAGTCGTCGCTGGAGTGGGCCGTCGTCCGCCCCTCGGTCGTCTTCGGCGACGGCGGCGAGTTCGTCTCCTTCACGAAGACGCTCACGACGCCGTACGTGACGGGGTTGCCCGGCGGCGGGAAGACGCGCTTCCAACCCATCTGGCTCGGTGACCTCGCGCCGATGCTGGCCGACTGCGTCGAACGCGACGAACACGTCGGGGAGACGTACGAACTCGGCGGCCCGGAGGTGCTCACCCTCGCTGAGGTGGCGAAACTCGCCTACCGCGCGGAGGGGAAGTCGCTCCGCGTCCTCCCCGTCCCGATGGTGCTGGCTCGAATCGGACTCACCCTCGGCGGGATGATTCCGGGATTCCCGATGGGCGCGGACCAGTACCGGTCGCTCCGGTTCGACAACACCGTCGCGGAGAACGACGTTCGCGCGTTCGGCGTCGGCCCCGGTGACCTCCGGACGCTCTCGGACTACCTCGGCGTCGGCGACGGAGCGTCCGAGTCGGAGTCGTCGCACTCCGCCGAGAGCGTGGCGTGA
- a CDS encoding dihydrolipoyl dehydrogenase family protein → MEEYDLIVLGGGTGNIVASEATAEGLDVALVERGRLGGTCLNRGCNPSKRLIHSANVAETVRNAEQFGVEASLDGVAFADVVDGVAQTMAEKAESKAERARKNDRLTLYRAEGRFVDEHTVEVSGDDDTGGGRLSADRIVLAGGSRPTVPDSIDGTDRVDYLTSAEVLTGEIDGLPDRLVIVGGGYIAVEMGHFFSQMGSDVTIVGHGETLVDREDADIAEQVTDAYREEHELRLGYTVTEMADEGGEKRVTAESEGGEEITVAGDELLVATGRRPNSDLWNVSAAGIETDEKGFVETDEYLRTSVEGVWAIGDVAGNYMFKHSGDKEAEYAVENAVRGNEREVSYPGMAHAIFGSPEVGSLGKTEAEIGEDVEYDVGTYSYEEQALGGGIDNKGGFAKAIVADDGEILGVHVVGPEASSLIHEVSTAVAAGADATTLAETIHVHPALSEVVQGAFRDVTGVAASGI, encoded by the coding sequence ATGGAGGAGTACGACCTAATTGTTCTGGGCGGCGGCACGGGGAACATCGTCGCCTCGGAGGCCACAGCGGAGGGATTGGACGTGGCGTTGGTCGAACGAGGGAGGCTCGGCGGAACCTGTCTCAACCGGGGCTGTAACCCCTCGAAGCGGCTGATTCACAGCGCGAACGTCGCCGAAACGGTGCGCAACGCCGAGCAGTTCGGCGTCGAGGCGTCTCTCGACGGCGTCGCGTTCGCGGACGTCGTCGACGGCGTCGCGCAGACGATGGCCGAAAAGGCCGAGTCGAAGGCCGAACGCGCCCGAAAGAACGACCGGCTGACGCTCTATCGGGCTGAGGGACGCTTCGTCGACGAACACACCGTCGAGGTGAGCGGCGACGACGACACCGGCGGCGGGCGGCTATCAGCCGACAGAATCGTCCTCGCCGGTGGCTCTCGGCCGACGGTACCCGACTCCATCGACGGGACCGACCGGGTGGACTACCTCACCAGCGCCGAGGTGTTGACCGGCGAAATCGACGGACTCCCCGACCGACTCGTAATCGTCGGCGGCGGGTACATCGCCGTCGAGATGGGTCACTTCTTCTCGCAGATGGGGTCGGACGTGACCATCGTCGGCCACGGCGAGACACTCGTCGACCGGGAAGACGCGGATATCGCCGAACAGGTCACCGACGCCTACCGGGAGGAACACGAACTCCGGTTGGGGTACACGGTGACGGAGATGGCCGACGAGGGCGGCGAAAAGCGCGTCACCGCCGAGTCCGAGGGCGGCGAGGAGATAACCGTCGCGGGCGACGAACTCCTCGTCGCGACCGGACGACGGCCGAACTCGGACCTGTGGAACGTCTCGGCCGCCGGCATCGAGACGGACGAGAAGGGGTTCGTGGAGACGGACGAGTACCTCCGAACGTCCGTCGAGGGGGTGTGGGCCATCGGCGACGTCGCCGGCAACTACATGTTCAAACACTCCGGCGACAAGGAGGCCGAGTACGCCGTCGAAAACGCCGTGCGGGGCAACGAACGGGAGGTGTCCTACCCGGGGATGGCCCACGCGATATTCGGGTCGCCGGAGGTGGGGAGTCTGGGGAAGACGGAGGCCGAGATAGGCGAGGACGTCGAGTACGACGTCGGGACGTACTCCTACGAGGAGCAGGCGTTGGGCGGCGGAATCGACAACAAGGGCGGGTTCGCGAAGGCCATCGTCGCCGACGACGGGGAGATTCTCGGCGTCCACGTCGTCGGCCCGGAGGCGTCGTCGCTCATTCACGAGGTCAGCACCGCCGTCGCCGCGGGGGCGGACGCGACCACCCTCGCCGAGACCATCCACGTCCACCCGGCGCTTTCGGAGGTGGTCCAAGGGGCGTTCCGCGACGTGACAGGCGTCGCCGCGTCCGGGATCTGA
- a CDS encoding RNA ligase partner protein, whose translation MPTDLPRQQFVLDTSLFITEEIREDGETLEEAVLRLLDLVATARLELNISCHMPPSIHDELGTMLRDRDVDDEVFSRLDTWVVRKSPDRYGVSIPANVVYNFIDEMSDRVDRGLRVSEQALREVERLDPEDMKRQVDDDGENEYMTEADRVLSRMRDKYRRALRQGVLDSREDFDLLVLARELEAGVVTEDRGIISWADEFGLRYVRGGRFPTLLEEYLRATGAEGYER comes from the coding sequence ATGCCGACCGACCTCCCGCGCCAACAGTTCGTGCTCGACACGTCCCTGTTCATCACGGAGGAGATTCGCGAAGACGGGGAGACGCTCGAAGAGGCGGTGCTCCGCCTGTTAGACCTCGTCGCGACCGCGAGGCTGGAACTCAACATCTCCTGTCACATGCCGCCGTCCATCCACGACGAACTCGGGACGATGCTGCGCGACAGGGACGTCGACGACGAGGTGTTCTCGCGGCTCGATACGTGGGTCGTCCGGAAGAGTCCGGACCGCTACGGCGTCAGCATCCCCGCCAACGTCGTCTACAACTTCATCGACGAGATGAGCGACCGGGTCGATCGAGGGTTGCGAGTCTCCGAACAAGCGCTCCGGGAGGTGGAGCGACTCGACCCGGAGGATATGAAGCGACAGGTGGACGACGACGGGGAGAACGAGTACATGACGGAGGCCGACCGCGTCCTCTCGCGGATGCGGGACAAGTACCGACGGGCGCTCCGACAGGGCGTTCTCGACTCCCGAGAGGACTTCGACCTCCTCGTCCTCGCGCGGGAACTGGAGGCCGGCGTCGTCACCGAAGACAGGGGCATCATCTCCTGGGCGGACGAGTTCGGCCTTCGGTACGTCCGAGGCGGGCGCTTTCCGACGCTCTTGGAGGAGTACCTGCGCGCGACCGGCGCCGAGGGCTACGAACGGTGA
- a CDS encoding FKBP-type peptidyl-prolyl cis-trans isomerase, whose amino-acid sequence MAIEPGDRVTVEYVGRFEDGSVFDTSDYEVAEDSGLLGARGEDRTDYSPLSFTVGEGEVIEGLETGVVGMEAGEEATLTVPPEEAYGEFDADRVREYDAESFEGMVGRSPEVGLHVHAQNGLHGDVTAVRDDTVEVDFNHELAGKTLVFEVEVVDVE is encoded by the coding sequence ATGGCTATCGAACCGGGCGACCGCGTCACCGTCGAGTACGTGGGTCGCTTCGAGGACGGCAGCGTTTTCGACACGTCGGACTACGAAGTCGCCGAGGACTCCGGCCTGTTGGGGGCGCGCGGCGAAGACCGGACCGACTACTCGCCGCTCTCCTTTACGGTCGGGGAGGGCGAGGTCATCGAGGGTCTCGAAACGGGCGTCGTCGGGATGGAAGCCGGCGAGGAGGCCACCCTGACGGTCCCGCCGGAGGAGGCGTACGGCGAGTTCGACGCAGACAGGGTGCGGGAGTACGACGCGGAGTCGTTCGAGGGGATGGTCGGCCGGTCGCCGGAGGTTGGCCTGCACGTCCACGCCCAGAACGGCCTGCACGGCGACGTGACCGCCGTCAGAGACGACACCGTGGAGGTGGACTTCAACCACGAACTCGCCGGTAAGACGCTCGTCTTCGAGGTGGAAGTCGTGGACGTCGAGTGA